TTTATCTGTTGCAGCAGGTGTTGAGAAATCTATCAGTAGACTCATAACCACAATGCAAAACAGCCGTTTTTTGTCTTAGTGACCTAAAAGCAACAAATATGAAGTTATAAGCCTTTGTAACACCCTCTCTGATAAGATAAGGCACATTTAAACTAGTGCCTTATCTTTTCCGCCTCTCTTATACCTTAGCTCTCGGTCTAATCTCGTCTTAATTTATCGCTTACAGCAATAGGGCTAGGAAAGCGGAATATGACAATATAAGAGTTTAATATAAATGTGATGATTGCAGTTGCCTGGATCACATGAGAAGCGTTAGTGCCGATAATAGCAGTAGAGGTTGCTAAGAACGCAATTAGTAACGAGAACTCACTAATCTGACCTAATCTAAAGCCTACTTCCCATGATTGATCTGCTGGTTCTTTGATAAAACCTAAAAGATACCGGAAGGTGATGGGTTTTATGATGAGTATGCAGATGGCCAAGACACTCGATGCCAGTATGACCTCAGATAAAAGCCCTAGATTAAAGCTAGCGCCTAGTGAGAAAAAGAATAGTATCAGAAAGAAATCTCTCAAAGGCTTGAGGTGTACAGCGATATATTGGGATATTGGGCTAGTGGCTACGCTAATCCCGCCAATAAACGCGCCGATCTCAAGTGATAGGCCAAAGAGCTCTGCTAGTTGAGCGACGCCTAGGCACCACCCAATGGCTAGTAAGAATATATATTCATGGAAGCGATCAAAATGTTGAAGTAGCTTAACGATGACATATTTTACTGTTGCGAATGCTACTAAGACTAATACAGGCAGCATAATGAGTGTTTGTAAGAACTGTTGCCAAGTAGACTCTGACTCTTTACCACCCAACATTAACAGTACAATGATGGCGATTAGATCCTGCAATAGCAGTAGCCCGACTACCAGTTCACCGGTATGCCGGTGATGCAGTACTGTAGTGGGGAGTAGCTTGATACCAATAATTGTACTGGAGAACATCATTGCCACACCAATGACCACGGATTCTGTTTGGGTGTAACCGAACATAAGGGCTATGGTGTATCCGCATGCTGCAAATATGATAGAGCTTCCAATCGCAACAACGGTTGCTTTTCTGAGCATATGGACAAGGTTCCGCGGTTGCATATCGAGGCCCAGAAGAAACAACAGAAAGATGATCCCAATCTCAGCGATCTCGGATAGTAGGTGAGCATCTGTAACGAGATGTAGGCCGTAAGGACCAAGAATTGCCCCCAGGGCAATATAGGCAACTAGCAGTGGCTGTCTGGTATAAAGCACTACCGATGCAAGCACCGCTGCACCAGAAAATATCAGGAAGAATGATGTGATAATCGACTGGCTTTCCATAAGCGGTCTACATCCATTTAAGGTGAATACGTTTAAAGGATTTATAAAATTGAGCGTGCTAAGAATTTCTATATTACATGATTATTTTAGTACAAGACATGTAACTTTGAGTTTGAAGGGGGCAATGTGATTGAATTTAAGGGGGTTTTGGTGGTCTTCAGCAATACTCAATGAGTTTGAATGTTGCTGAAGACCGTTGCAGCTTTAGCCGCTGTTATCTTCTGCGAAACTGAGGGATTGGGTTGTCACACCCAGCTTGATAGCTGTTAGAAAAGTCACTAAGGCCGTTCAGTGCTTGTTCAATATCTCTATCTGCTCTAACCGCAAAAGCATTAAAACCACACCGTTTCATGTAAAACAACTGATCTTGCAATACATCTCCGATTGCTCGGATTTCCCCTTCGTAATTAAAACGCTCACGAAGCAGTCTTGCATAGGAGTAACCTCTCCCGTCTGCAAACTTGGGAAAGTTAATAGCAATAACAGGAAGGGATTTAACGTCTGAAGCGATAGCACTAGGTTCTTGGTGGCTGTCCAACCAAACACCCACATTAGATCTACTGGCTAGCGCGTCTCTGTTTTCAGTCCAGTAAGCTAAAGGAACGATGACCTCTTGCTCAGGTAGATCGCCTTCGAAGTCTGCGTCGATGATTAACCAGTTATCTTCAACAATTTGGCTGTCTTTAATGAGCTTTGGCATATACACGCTCCTTAAATGGTGTCATTCCAATTCGACGATATGTATCAAGGAACAACTCTTCGTCAGTTCTGTTCTCGATATATACGTTTATTATTTTTTCAACAATATCAGCCATTTGCTCACGAGCAAATGATGGGCCGAGTATTTTGCCAATTGATGCATCTAAACCTGAGCAGCCACCGAGTGAAACCTGATAGAACTCCTCACCTTTTTTATCTACACCTAGAATGCCGATGTTTCCGATATGATGGTGACCACAGGCATTCATGCAGCCTGAAATATTGAGCTCTATTTCGCCAAGGTCATAGAGGTAATCTAGATTGTCGAAACGTGTTTGGATCTGCTCGGCAATAGGGATCGATTTTGCGTTTGCCAATGCACAAAAGTCACCGCCTGGGCAGCAGATGATATCAGTCAGCATATTCAAGTTAGGTGTAGCAAAGCCTGCAGCTTGCGCTTTTTTCCAAACATCGAATAGGTCAGTTTGCTTAACGTCTGCTAATACAATGTTCTGGTCGTGTGCGATTCTGACTTCGCCAAAGCTATACTGGTCTGCTAGGTCTGCAATCAATTCAAGCTTATCGTCGCTGACATCACCTGGTGGTATACCGGTCTTTTTCAGCGTTAGCGTTACGATAGAGTAGCCGGCTACCTTATGTTCGTTGGTATTTCGTTTTACCCAGTTAGCAAATGCTTTATTTGATGCTACTTGCTCTTCAAAAGAGGTTGTCGACTCTACCGTGTCGTAGTTAGGTGCATCAAAAAAGCCTTTAACCCGGTCAATTTCTTCGTTGGTTAATTGAGCAGGGCTATCTTTTATGTGCTGCCATTCATCTTCTACTTTTTGCGCGAAAACTTCAGGGGTTAATGCTTTAACCAGTATTTTAATACGAGCTTTGTATTTGTTATCACGACGCCCGTGTTGGTTGTATACCCGAATGATCGCTTCTAGGTAGGTCAGGAGGTCTTTTTCTGGCAGGAACTCTCTAATAGCTGACCCCAATAGAGGTGTTCTTCCAAGGCCGCCACCAACAAAAACACGGAAGCCAGTTTCGCCTTGCTCATTCTGGACGATTTCCAAGCCGATATCATGAACCTTAATAGCAGCGCGATCTTCGGTAGGGCAGGCATTGACAGCAATTTTGAATTTACGGGGTAGGTATGCAAACTCAGGGTGAAAAGTAGACCACTGACGTATTATTTCGCAATAAGGACGAGGATCTGTTACTTCATCGTTAATAACACCCGCAAACTGGTCTGTAGTAGTGTTACGGATACAGTTTCCGCTAGTTTGGATAGCGTGCATCTCTACGTCAGACAGTGCTTGAAGCATATCTGGAACATCTTTGATTTGTGGCCAGTTAAACTGAACATTTTGACGGGTAGTGAAGTGTACGTACCCCTTGTCATAGGTTCTAGACAAGTCAGCAAGCGTTCTTAGCTGCACTGAAGAGAGCATTCCGTAGGGGATGGCAACTCGCAACATAGGCGCGAGGCGTTGCACATAAAGCCCATTTTGCAATCGTAATGCGAGGAATTCGTCTTCGGAGAGGTCTCCAGAGAAAAAGCGATCAGTTTGTCCTCTGAATTGCTTTACTCGCTCAAGAACGAGGTTGCGATCATAGTCGTCGTACTTGTACATGGTGATGGTTTAGCCTATTCAGTTACTGAGCAGAAATCCCAATTCAGCAAATTTAATGATATAAAGTGGCCGAATATAAAGGGGCGCTAAAGATACCAGTTTAACCTTATTCTTAAAATGATTATTTTTTAATATATTAAGATTAAAATAGAATAAAAATCAGCACCAAAGAGATAAATATGACTTTGGTGCTGTTATGTTTTGGTAGAGGGTGAAGTATTAGTCAGCCTCGTAGCCCAAGTTAGGAGAGAGCCAACGTTCTGCTTCTTTAAGCGACATTTTTTTCTTGTCAGCATATGATGCTACCTGGTCTCGATTGACTCTACCAACCGCGAAGTAACTAGACTCGGGGTGAGAGTAATAGAAACCACTAACAGATGCGGCAGGCATCATCGCAAAATGTTCAGTTAGCACAACGCCGGTATTGTCGGTCGCTTCGAGTATCTTAAATAGCGAACCTTTTTCAGTGTGCTCGGGACATGCTGGGTAGCCGGGAGCTGGGCGTATACCTTTATAGCGCTCTTTGATTAGCTCTTGGTTATCGAGAGATTCATCGTTAGCGTAACCCCAAAACTCTTTACGTACTCGCTCGTGCATTCTTTCGGCAAAGGCTTCTGCGAGTCTGTCTGCAAGAGCTTTAACCATGATGCTGTTATAGTCATCATGCTTGTCTTCATACTCTTTTGCCAGCTCTTCTGCGCCTAACCCGGCCGTTACAACAAATCCGCCAATATAGTCCTGTTTGCCGCTCTCTTTAGGAGCAATAAAATCAGCAAGCGAATAGTTCGG
This genomic window from Alkalimarinus sediminis contains:
- a CDS encoding cation:proton antiporter; its protein translation is MESQSIITSFFLIFSGAAVLASVVLYTRQPLLVAYIALGAILGPYGLHLVTDAHLLSEIAEIGIIFLLFLLGLDMQPRNLVHMLRKATVVAIGSSIIFAACGYTIALMFGYTQTESVVIGVAMMFSSTIIGIKLLPTTVLHHRHTGELVVGLLLLQDLIAIIVLLMLGGKESESTWQQFLQTLIMLPVLVLVAFATVKYVIVKLLQHFDRFHEYIFLLAIGWCLGVAQLAELFGLSLEIGAFIGGISVATSPISQYIAVHLKPLRDFFLILFFFSLGASFNLGLLSEVILASSVLAICILIIKPITFRYLLGFIKEPADQSWEVGFRLGQISEFSLLIAFLATSTAIIGTNASHVIQATAIITFILNSYIVIFRFPSPIAVSDKLRRD
- a CDS encoding DUF934 domain-containing protein, coding for MPKLIKDSQIVEDNWLIIDADFEGDLPEQEVIVPLAYWTENRDALASRSNVGVWLDSHQEPSAIASDVKSLPVIAINFPKFADGRGYSYARLLRERFNYEGEIRAIGDVLQDQLFYMKRCGFNAFAVRADRDIEQALNGLSDFSNSYQAGCDNPIPQFRRR
- a CDS encoding nitrite/sulfite reductase — protein: MYKYDDYDRNLVLERVKQFRGQTDRFFSGDLSEDEFLALRLQNGLYVQRLAPMLRVAIPYGMLSSVQLRTLADLSRTYDKGYVHFTTRQNVQFNWPQIKDVPDMLQALSDVEMHAIQTSGNCIRNTTTDQFAGVINDEVTDPRPYCEIIRQWSTFHPEFAYLPRKFKIAVNACPTEDRAAIKVHDIGLEIVQNEQGETGFRVFVGGGLGRTPLLGSAIREFLPEKDLLTYLEAIIRVYNQHGRRDNKYKARIKILVKALTPEVFAQKVEDEWQHIKDSPAQLTNEEIDRVKGFFDAPNYDTVESTTSFEEQVASNKAFANWVKRNTNEHKVAGYSIVTLTLKKTGIPPGDVSDDKLELIADLADQYSFGEVRIAHDQNIVLADVKQTDLFDVWKKAQAAGFATPNLNMLTDIICCPGGDFCALANAKSIPIAEQIQTRFDNLDYLYDLGEIELNISGCMNACGHHHIGNIGILGVDKKGEEFYQVSLGGCSGLDASIGKILGPSFAREQMADIVEKIINVYIENRTDEELFLDTYRRIGMTPFKERVYAKAH